The Nitrospirota bacterium genome has a window encoding:
- a CDS encoding 2-oxoacid:acceptor oxidoreductase family protein produces MRAVRFHGRGGQGAKTASRILGTAAFIEGFVAQDSPIYGAERRGAPVAAFTRIDTGPIKQRGIIACPDLVVIADASLIQDPAARVLDGIDERTAVFVNSPLTAEQLQPQTSLPGHLTTLDLTDIALQQFGKGGAISALLGAVAGRLIGLRRDSVREAIARELADLALAASQIERNQAAALQCYDAVRTVPVVPGAPQSTTSAQLQVPVYEPPTRGTARISAAANSILRETSGWRTFRPVLVPDKCNGCWLCFAYCPEGVISMTKDDRPVVDYAHCKGCQICVHECPTEALVAEREQEGGVAWTAR; encoded by the coding sequence ATGCGGGCAGTCCGGTTTCATGGCCGAGGAGGGCAGGGTGCGAAGACCGCGAGCCGCATCCTGGGAACGGCTGCGTTTATCGAGGGGTTCGTGGCGCAGGACTCGCCGATTTATGGGGCCGAGCGGCGCGGCGCACCAGTGGCGGCATTCACGCGCATCGATACCGGACCAATTAAACAGCGAGGCATCATCGCCTGCCCCGACCTTGTCGTGATTGCCGACGCGTCGCTCATCCAGGACCCTGCCGCCCGCGTGCTGGACGGCATCGACGAACGAACGGCTGTCTTCGTCAACTCACCACTGACTGCAGAACAGTTGCAGCCCCAGACTTCGCTGCCGGGACATCTGACGACGCTCGATCTAACAGACATCGCCCTGCAACAGTTTGGAAAGGGCGGCGCGATCAGCGCGCTGCTCGGTGCTGTCGCCGGGAGACTCATCGGACTCCGCCGGGATTCGGTTCGAGAGGCTATTGCGCGGGAATTAGCCGACCTCGCACTCGCCGCTTCTCAGATTGAGCGCAATCAAGCTGCTGCACTTCAGTGCTATGATGCCGTTCGCACGGTTCCCGTAGTACCGGGCGCGCCGCAATCGACCACGTCAGCGCAGCTTCAAGTACCGGTCTATGAACCTCCGACCAGAGGAACTGCCAGGATCAGCGCCGCTGCAAATTCGATCCTGCGTGAAACCAGCGGCTGGCGAACCTTCCGGCCGGTGCTGGTGCCGGACAAGTGCAATGGCTGCTGGCTCTGTTTCGCCTATTGCCCCGAAGGGGTGATTTCGATGACAAAGGACGACAGGCCCGTGGTTGATTATGCCCATTGCAAAGGATGCCAGATCTGTGTCCATGAATGCCCGACGGAGGCATTGGTGGCCGAGCGGGAGCAGGAAGGGGGAGTGGCGTGGACGGCACGATAG
- a CDS encoding pyruvate synthase — MNQTDQMMMTGNLAAAWGARLADVDYIPAFPITPQTEIVEALATWCESGAMAARFVTMDSEHSMMTAAGAAVATGARVFTATSSQGLLYALEVLYSVSGWRAPLVLVNVSRALAAPITLEPDHNDVLAARDSGFLQIHAETCQEVLDSILMAYRIAEDERVMLPVIVNLDGFYLSFTREPVTIPDLQMVKAFLPPFRPAHLGFKASAPHALGVAVLGGTPYSYFRHQMHLAAMNALDVHRDAAAAFEQLFGRRYDVVEGYRLDDAEDVLVMTNAFASKGKAAVDAARAEGKRVGLLRLRMIRPWPADAIRHALQGRRAVAVLDQNLSPGQGGILFQEIAACLYHEALRPRALCSFIGGLGGKNLSEGELRTVFEQTAEAGVQGKGIGPVLLYTEAEHREMVQLQDIAADVRASQGSGK, encoded by the coding sequence ATGAACCAGACAGACCAGATGATGATGACGGGCAATCTCGCGGCGGCCTGGGGCGCTCGGCTGGCGGATGTGGATTACATCCCGGCGTTTCCCATTACACCGCAGACGGAAATTGTGGAAGCACTGGCCACCTGGTGCGAGAGCGGCGCGATGGCAGCCCGCTTTGTGACCATGGATTCCGAACATTCCATGATGACTGCGGCCGGAGCTGCTGTGGCCACGGGGGCCAGGGTCTTCACCGCAACATCCAGCCAGGGATTGCTCTATGCCCTCGAAGTCCTCTATTCGGTTTCCGGCTGGCGCGCACCGCTCGTGCTGGTCAACGTCTCGCGGGCGTTAGCTGCGCCGATTACGCTCGAACCGGATCACAATGATGTGCTGGCTGCGCGGGACTCAGGCTTTCTTCAGATCCATGCCGAGACCTGCCAGGAAGTCCTGGACTCGATCCTGATGGCCTATCGGATCGCGGAGGATGAAAGGGTCATGTTGCCGGTCATCGTCAATCTGGACGGTTTCTACCTTTCGTTCACCCGCGAGCCGGTGACGATACCGGATCTTCAGATGGTGAAGGCGTTCCTGCCGCCGTTTCGTCCTGCTCACTTGGGTTTCAAAGCCTCTGCGCCGCATGCGCTCGGCGTGGCGGTCCTCGGCGGGACGCCATACTCGTACTTCCGTCATCAAATGCATCTGGCTGCCATGAACGCGTTGGATGTGCATCGGGACGCGGCCGCTGCGTTCGAGCAGCTGTTCGGACGGCGATACGATGTGGTTGAGGGGTATCGGCTTGACGATGCGGAAGATGTGCTCGTCATGACCAACGCCTTTGCGAGCAAAGGCAAGGCCGCAGTCGATGCGGCCAGGGCAGAGGGCAAGCGAGTGGGACTGCTGCGGTTACGCATGATCCGTCCTTGGCCGGCGGACGCCATCCGTCACGCACTGCAAGGCCGCAGGGCCGTGGCGGTCCTGGATCAGAATCTGTCTCCGGGGCAGGGCGGCATTCTCTTTCAGGAGATTGCAGCCTGTCTGTACCATGAAGCGTTGCGGCCGCGGGCGCTCTGCTCTTTCATCGGGGGCCTGGGAGGGAAGAATCTTTCGGAAGGTGAGCTTCGGACTGTCTTCGAACAGACGGCAGAAGCTGGAGTTCAAGGAAAAGGGATCGGGCCGGTCTTGCTCTACACAGAAGCCGAGCACCGCGAGATGGTGCAGCTTCAAGATATCGCAGCGGATGTGAGGGCGAGTCAGGGGTCAGGCAAGTGA
- a CDS encoding pyruvate synthase, which produces MTWQRETFKKIKQIPREEHVLPGTALCAGCGGLEALRLAAKVLGDEVVYVNAAGCFTMLAAYPFTPFKGSWLYTTMGSAPAGAQGVRDALDVLIAKGRLPERENLKVVVLGGDGSTYDMALSSTSGAITRKLDFYYFCYDNEAYGNTGMQLSPATPYGARTSTSPCSLQHPSGTTQEKKDIFEIWRAHKPPYIATVAPRYPLDLEEKFARAATFTGPKLFLALSACPTGWLYDPGETPGVAKLAVETGLWPLKESINGVVTHTYIPKRKPVEEYLKLQGRFRHLFEPTRQDEAIRHIQERVDAYWKQVKNAEKAV; this is translated from the coding sequence ATGACCTGGCAACGTGAGACATTTAAGAAGATCAAACAGATTCCCCGTGAAGAACACGTCCTTCCGGGAACCGCACTTTGTGCCGGCTGCGGAGGGCTGGAAGCGTTGCGGCTGGCTGCGAAGGTGTTGGGGGACGAGGTTGTCTATGTGAATGCCGCCGGGTGCTTTACGATGCTGGCGGCGTATCCCTTCACCCCATTTAAGGGGTCATGGCTCTACACCACCATGGGGTCGGCGCCTGCCGGCGCGCAAGGTGTGCGCGATGCATTGGATGTGTTGATCGCCAAAGGACGGCTGCCGGAACGCGAGAATCTGAAAGTTGTTGTGCTGGGTGGAGACGGTTCGACCTATGACATGGCCCTCTCTTCGACCTCGGGCGCCATCACCAGAAAACTCGATTTCTATTATTTCTGCTACGACAATGAAGCGTATGGCAACACAGGTATGCAGCTCTCTCCCGCGACACCCTACGGCGCACGAACGAGCACCTCGCCCTGCAGCTTGCAGCATCCGTCTGGTACCACGCAGGAGAAGAAAGACATCTTCGAGATCTGGCGGGCACACAAACCGCCTTATATCGCAACAGTCGCGCCTCGGTACCCATTGGATTTGGAAGAAAAGTTCGCCCGGGCGGCAACATTTACAGGCCCCAAACTGTTTCTCGCCCTCTCCGCTTGCCCCACCGGCTGGCTCTACGATCCGGGAGAGACTCCGGGAGTCGCCAAGTTGGCGGTCGAGACCGGTCTTTGGCCTTTGAAGGAGTCGATCAACGGAGTAGTCACACACACCTACATTCCCAAGCGCAAGCCGGTTGAAGAGTACCTCAAGTTGCAGGGCCGGTTCCGACATCTGTTCGAACCGACGAGGCAGGATGAAGCTATCCGGCACATTCAAGAGCGGGTCGATGCCTATTGGAAGCAGGTGAAAAATGCGGAAAAAGCGGTCTAA
- a CDS encoding cytochrome c: MALGVICVVFSVGCTDVRPRQGEQTPDPYMTSDIRHPIPLSSPAGKQHRVVMLQHLETVQGIVSALAEEDYELAKGLTETHLGFFMHRQAMASQQPENFPPAYHDLAMAHHQAAEDLAQIIPTKDLKQILPKLDGVLKACVACHLEFKVTSGS, translated from the coding sequence ATGGCTCTGGGAGTCATTTGTGTTGTGTTTTCAGTCGGTTGTACCGATGTCCGACCGCGCCAGGGCGAGCAAACCCCCGACCCCTATATGACTTCCGATATCAGGCATCCCATCCCGCTGTCGTCACCGGCAGGGAAGCAACATCGCGTAGTCATGTTGCAGCACCTGGAGACCGTTCAAGGGATTGTCAGCGCGTTGGCTGAGGAGGACTACGAATTGGCCAAAGGCCTAACCGAAACACACCTGGGCTTCTTCATGCACAGGCAGGCGATGGCGAGTCAGCAGCCGGAGAATTTTCCACCGGCCTATCACGATCTCGCCATGGCTCATCACCAGGCGGCGGAGGATCTGGCCCAGATTATTCCGACAAAGGATCTCAAACAGATTTTGCCCAAGCTTGACGGAGTGCTCAAAGCCTGTGTGGCTTGCCATTTAGAATTCAAAGTCACAAGTGGTTCGTAG
- a CDS encoding c-type cytochrome produces MREVSLTCFLFVGCWGIQFTDTVEMNAWAGSPPSSKSTRAAGDAERGRAVFNGKGVCHYCHGIDGNKNLRPQLAADTATLISQLNPPPVDLRNPEALHLKSDKQRARAIREGHPGTGMFPDTTMTDQELIDTLAYLALLRREGSLNGR; encoded by the coding sequence ATGAGAGAAGTTTCTCTTACCTGCTTCCTTTTCGTGGGCTGCTGGGGGATTCAGTTCACAGATACAGTTGAGATGAATGCCTGGGCCGGTTCTCCGCCGTCATCCAAGAGTACAAGAGCGGCAGGCGATGCCGAGCGGGGCAGAGCGGTCTTCAATGGGAAGGGCGTGTGCCACTACTGTCATGGCATTGATGGAAACAAAAACCTACGACCGCAACTCGCAGCCGACACAGCCACACTCATCAGTCAACTCAATCCTCCACCGGTCGATCTGAGAAATCCCGAGGCACTACATCTGAAATCTGACAAGCAGCGCGCGCGTGCAATCCGGGAAGGACACCCGGGCACAGGCATGTTCCCGGATACCACCATGACCGATCAGGAACTCATCGATACGCTAGCCTACCTGGCGCTCCTGCGGCGTGAGGGTTCCCTAAATGGCAGATAG